One part of the Solanum dulcamara chromosome 8, daSolDulc1.2, whole genome shotgun sequence genome encodes these proteins:
- the LOC129900183 gene encoding cytochrome P450 94A2-like yields the protein MPSTATAIRQPIENRANGSTLLTVAQSHDCCRLSADHHGLYYRCCWQLIYTNTKVAFGHDPKYLLPFLPDKPLIDSFENRFTCPSLFWKTKKLLNIGFEQDLRNAIDVLREYVKKRIAGKIKKHSLSIDEEGGDFFDRYIKRAFKYNNVVDEKLIIDTGIKIILDGDDTLFSALVWFFWIVSSHPDVEKEIVKEIEQVKDDNDLNAMVKGTRICLHVLAMGRSKELWGSDCEDFHPERWLVKESSSENWKFVPRDPFTYPVFHAGPRTCLGKDIAFMQIKMVVVSVLKRFRLIPAQGFTPIYNSSLTSKMKTGFLVQIVEHCATN from the exons ATGCCATCCACGGCCACTGCTATCCGCCAGCCCATAGAGAATAGGGCGAATGGTTCTACCCTGCTGACTGTTGCCCAAAGCCACGACTGTTGCCGCCTCTCAGCTGACCACCACGGCCTGTATTACCGCTGCTGCTGGCAGCTTATATACACAAATACAAAA GTAGCTTTTGGTCATGATCCTAAATACTTGTTGCCATTTCTCCCTGACAAACCATTGATAGACTCTTTCGAAAATAGGTTTACTTGTCCCTCCCTCTTCTGGAAAACAAAAAAACTTCTCAACATTGGATTCGAACAGGATCTCAG GAATGCAATTGATGTACTCAGAGAATATGTAAAGAAGAGAATCGCAGGAAAGATCAAGAAGCATAGCTTGTCCATAGATGAAGAAGGAGGTGATTTTTTCGACAGATACATAAAACGGGCTTTCAAATACAATAATGTAGTTGATGAAAAGCTTATTATAGATACAGGTATCAAAATTATCCTGGATGGTGATGATACTCTGTTTTCAGCTTTAGTATGGTTTTTTTGGATAGTGTCAAGTCACCCTGATGTAGAAAAGGAGATTGTCAAAGAAATCGAGCAAGTGAAAGACGACAATGATTTAAATGCAATGGT GAAGGGAACACGTATTTGTCTTCATGTTCTTGCAATGGGGAGATCGAAAGAATTGTGGGGTTCCGATTGTGAGGATTTTCACCCTGAGCGATGGTTGGTGAAAGAAAGTAGTAGtgaaaattggaaatttgtGCCAAGGGATCCTTTTACATATCCAGTGTTTCATGCAGGGCCAAGGACTTGTCTTGGTAAAGATATTGCTTTTATGCAGATAAAAATGGTAGTTGTTTCTGTTTTGAAGAGGTTTAGACTGATTCCTGCTCAAGGTTTTACTCCAATTTATAATTCATCATTGACATCAAAGATGAAAACTGGTTTTCTTGTACAAATTGTGGAACACTGCGCTACTAATTAA